The following coding sequences lie in one Globicephala melas chromosome 15, mGloMel1.2, whole genome shotgun sequence genomic window:
- the NCOA6 gene encoding nuclear receptor coactivator 6 isoform X6: protein MVLDDLPNLEDIYTSLCSSTVEDSEMDFDSGLEDDDSKSDSILEDSTIFVAFKGNIDDKDFKWKLDTILENVPNLLHMESSKLKVQKVEPWNSVRVTFNIPREAAERLRILAQSNNQQLRDLGILSVQIEGEGAINLALAQNRSQDVRMNGPMGAGNSVRIEAGFPMAGGPGMPKRLPPGFSAGQANPNFMQGQVPSTTATTPGNSGAPQLQANQNVQHAGGQGAGPPQNQMQVSHGPPNMMQPSLMGIHGNMNNQQAGSSGVPQVNLGNMQGQPQQGPPSQLMSMHQQIVPSQGQMVQQQGTLNPQNPMILSRAQLMPQGQMMVNPQSQNLGPSPQRMTPPKQMLPQQGPQMMAPHNQMMGPQGQVLLQQNPMIEQIMTNQMQGNKQQFNTQNQSNVMSGPAQIMRGPTPNMQGNMVQFTGQMSGQMLPQQGPVNNSPSQVMGIQGQVLRPPGPSPHMAQPHGDPATTANNDVSLSQMMPDVSMQQSNMVPPHVQAMQGNSASGNHFSGHGMPFNAPFSGAPNGNQMSCGQNPGFPVNKDVTLTSPLLVNLLQSDISAGHFGVNNKQNNTNANKPKKKKPPRKKKNSQQDLNTPDTRPAGLEEADQQPLPGEQGINLDNSGPKLPEFSNRPPGYPSQPVEQRPLQQMPPQLMQHVAPPPQPPQQQPPPQPPPPPSQPQSQQQQQQMMMMLMMQQDPKSVRLPVSQSVHPPRGPLNPDSQRMPMQQSGSVPVMVSLQGPASVPPSPDKQRMPMPVNTPLGSNSRKMVYQENPQNPSSSPLGEMSSLPEASGSEVPSVSGGPNNMPSHLVVSQNQLMMTGPKPGPSPLSTTQGATPQQPPVNSLPSSHGHHFPNVAAPTQTSRPKTPNRASPRPYYPQTPNNRPPSTEPSEISLSPERLNASIAGLFPPQINIPLPPRPNLNRGFDQQGLNPTTLKAIGQAPSNLTMNNPSNFAAPQTHKLDSVVVNSGKQSNSGATKRASPSNSRRSSPGSSRKTTPSPGRQNSKAPKLTLASQTNATLLQNVELPRNVLVSPTPLANPPVPGSFPNNSGLNPQNPTMPVAAIGGVLEENKESLTMPQDSDCQNSQGRKEQVNVELKAVPAQEVKIAPEDQSKKDGQPSDTNKLPSIEENKNLVSPAMREAPTSLSQLLDNSGAPNVTIKPPGLTDLEVTPPVVSGEDLKKASVIPTLQDSSSKEPSNSLNLPHSNEPCSTLVHPELSEVSSNVAPSIPQVMSRPVSSSSISTPLPPNQITVFVTSNPITTSANTSAALPTHLQSALMSTVVTMPNVGSKVMVSEGQSAAQSNARPQFITPVFINSSSIIQVMKGSQPSTIPATPLTTNSGLMPPSVAVVGPLHIPQNIKFSSAPVLPNAPSSSPAANIQTGRPLVLNSRATPVQLPSPPCTTSPVVPPHPPVQQVKELNPEETSPQVSTSADQSTLPSSQSTTVVSPLLTNSPGSSVNRRSPVSSSKGKGKVDKIGQILLTKACKKVTGSLEKGEEQYGADGETEGQGLETTAPGLMGTEQLSTELDSKTPTPPAPTLLKMTSSPVGPGSASAGPSLPGSTLPTNVRSIVTTLVPSELISAAPTTKNNHIGIASEPLAGGLVEEKVGSHPEHLPSIAPSQSLVPKETPATALQGSVPRPELEANAAIVSGQSSEPKEITEKSKTPSRRNSRTEEPAVASESVENGHRKRSSRPASASSSTKDITSAVQSKRRKSK, encoded by the exons GAATGCCTAAACGCCTCCCACCTGGCTTCTCAGCAGGACAGGCCAATCCGAACTTTATGCAAGGTCAGGTGCCTTCGACCACAGCAACTACCCCTGGGAATTCAGGAGCCCCTCAGCTGCAAGCAAATCAAAATGTCCAGCATGCAG gtggtcAAGGAGCTGGTCCTCCTCAAAACCAGATGCAGGTGTCCCACGGGCCACCAAATATGATGCAGCCCAGCCTCATGGGAATTCATGGCAACATGAACAACCAACAGGCTGGTAGTTCTGGGGTTCCTCAGGTGAACCTGGGCAACATGCAAGGCCAGCCCCAGCAGGGCCCACCATCTCAGCTGATGAGCATGCACCAGCAGATCGTGCCCTCCCAGGGCCAGATGGTCCAGCAACAAGGAACCTTGAACCCTCAGAACCCTATGATCCTTTCAAGGGCCCAGCTTATGCCACAGGGTCAGATGATGGTGAATCCTCAGAGCCAAAATCTTGGGCCCTCGCCCCAGAGGATGACCCCACCTAAGCAGATGCTTCCCCAGCAGGGCCCACAAATGATGGCACCACATAACCAGATGATGGGGCCTCAGGGGCAAGTTTTGCTTCAACAGAACCCAATGATAGAGCAGATTATGACCAATCAGATGCAGGGGAATAAGCAACAGTTTAACACTCAGAACCAATCTAATGTCATGTCGGGACCAGCACAGATAATGAGGGGACCAACTCCAAACATGCAAGGAAACATGGTGCAGTTTACGGGACAGATGTCAGGACAGATGCTGCCCCAGCAAGGGCCCGTGAACAACAGTCCATCTCAGGTTATGGGGATTCAGGGGCAGGTCTTGAGGCCACCAGGGCCCAGCCCACATATGGCCCAGCCGCATGGCGATCCTGCTACTACAGCAAATAACGATGTCAGCTTGTCTCAGATGATGCCTGATGTTAGCATGCAACAAAGCAACATGGTCCCCCCCCACGTGCAGGCCATGCAGGGAAACAGTGCCTCGGGAAACCACTTCTCAGGCCATGGGATGCCTTTCAATGCACCTTTCAGTGGAGCACCCAATGGAAATCAGATGTCCTGTGGTCAGAATCCAGGCTTCCCGGTCAATAAGGATGTCACGCTAACAAGCCCATTGTTGGTCAACTTATTGCAGAGTGATATCTCTGCAGGCCATTTTGGGGTAAACAATAAGCAAAATAATACCAACGCAAATAAACCGAAGAAGAAGAAACCCCCTCggaagaagaaaaatagtcaGCAGGATCTAAA CACCCCAGATACTCGCCCAGCTGGTCTGGAGGAGGCTGATCAGCAGCCATTGCCTGGAGAACAAGGAATTAACTTGGACAACTCAGGCCCTAAACTGCCAGAATTTTCAAACCGGCCACCAG GTTATCCTTCTCAACCAGTTGAACAGAGGCCACTTCAGCAGATGCCTCCTCAGCTCATGCAGCATGTGgcgcccccaccccagccaccacagcagcagccgccgccgcagccgccgccacCCCCCAGTCAGCCACAgtctcagcagcagcagcagcaaatgaTGATGATGCTCATGATGCAGCAGGACCCCAAATCAGTTAGGCTTCCAGTCTCCCAGAGCGTCCATCCCCCAAGGGGCCCCCTGAATCCGGACTCCCAGAGAATGCCCATGCAACAGAGTGGCAGTGTGCCTGTCATGGTCAGTTTGCAAGGACCTGCCTCCGTGCCGCCATCACCTGATAAGCAAAGAATGCCAATGCCTGTGAATACTCCTTTGGGAAGCAATTCAAGGAAAATGGTATACCAGGAGAACCCCCAGAATCCTTCCAGCTCACCACTGGGAGAGATGTCCTCACTCCCTGAAGCAAGTGGCAGTGAAGTACCATCTGTCTCAGGAGGCCCAAATAACATGCCTTCACATTTAGTGGTTTCCCAGAATCAGTTAATGATGACAGGGCCAAAACCTGGACCATCACCCCTTTCAACAACTCAAGGTGCAactccccagcagcctcctgtAAATTCCCTGCCCAGCTCTCATGGCCACCACTTTCCAAATGTGGCTGCCCCAACCCAAACATCTAGGCCTAAAACACCAAACAGAGCCAGCCCCAGACCCTATTATCCTCAGACACCCAACAACCGCCCTCCCAGCACAGAACCTTCAGAAATCAGTCTATCACCAGAAAGACTCAATGCCTCCATAGCAGGACTCTTCCCCCCACAGATTAATATTCCTTTACCTCCCAGGCCAAATTTAAACAGAGGCTTTGATCAACAGGGCCTAAATCCAACAACTTTGAAGGCCATCGGACAAGCACCTTCAAATCTTACCATGAATAATCCTTCCAATTTTGCTGCCCCACAGACTCACAAATTAGATTCTGTGGTGGTGAATTCTGGAAAGCAGTCTAATTCTGGAGCAACAAAACGGGCAAGTCCAAGCAACAGTCGCAGGTCTAGTCCTGGGTCAAGTAGGAAAACCACCCCAAGTCCAGGGAGACAAAATTCAAAAGCCCCTAAACTTACTCTTGCCTCTCAAACTAATGCAACCTTGTTGCAAAATGTGGAGTTGCCAAGAAACGTATTGGTCAGTCCTACTCCTTTGGCCAACCCCCCTGTACCTGGAAGCTTCCCTAACAACAGCGGGCTGAATCCTCAGAATCCTACCATGCCTGTGGCTGCAATAGGGGGTGTTCTTGAGGAAAACAAGGAGAGCTTGACTATGCCTCAGGACAGCGACTGCCAGAATTCCCAGGGTAGGAAGGAGCAGGTAAACGTTGAGCTAAAAGCAGTCCCTGCCCAAGAAGTTAAAATTGCCCCTGAAGATCAATCCAAAAAGGATGGGCAACCTTCGGATACTAACAAACTTCCCAGTATCGAAGAGAACAAAAATTTGGTGTCTCCTGCTATGAGGGAAGCACCAACATCGTTAAGTCAACTTCTTGATAACTCTGGAGCTCCTAATGTGACCATTAAACCCCCTGGGCTTACAGATCTGGAAGTAACACCTCCAGTAGTTTCTGGAGAGGACCTGAAAAAAGCATCTGTCATTCCCACACTGCAGGATTCGTCTTCTAAAGAACCCTCTAATTCCCTAAATTTACCTCACAGTAACGAGCCATGTTCAACCCTTGTGCATCCAGAATTGAGTGAGGTCAGTTCTAATGTTGCACCAAGCATCCCTCAAGTAATGTCAAGACCTGTCAGCTCTTCCTCCATTTCCACTCCTTTGCCCCCAAATCAGATAACTGTTTTTGTAACTTCCAATCCCATCACAACTTCAGCTAACACATCAGCAGCTCTGCCAACTCACCTGCAGTCTGCATTAATGTCAACAGTTGTCACAATGCCCAATGTGGGTAGCAAGGTTATGGTTTCTGAGGGACAGTCAGCTGCTCAGTCAAATGCCCGGCCTCAGTTCATTACACCTGTCTTTATCAATTCATCCTCAATAATTCAGGTTATGAAAGGATCACAGCCAAGCACAATTCCTGCAACCCCACTGACAACCAACTCTGGCTTGATGCCTCCCTCTGTTGCAGTCGTTGGCCCTTTACACATACCTcagaatataaaattttcttctgcTCCTGTACTGCCTAATGCCCCCTCCAGTAGTCCTGCTGCAAACATACAGACAGGTCGACCCTTGGTCCTTAACTCACGAGCCACCCCTGTTCAGCTTCCTTCCCCACCTTGTACAACTTCTCCAGTTGTCCCTCCTCATCCCCCTGTCCAGCAAGTAAAAGAACTGAATCCAGAGGAGACTAGTCCTCAGGTGAGCACCTCAGCAGATCAGAGCACTCTGCCCTCTTCACAGTCAACCACAGTGGTTTCTCCCCTTTTGACCAATAGTCCAGGCTCCTCTGTCAACCGGCGAAGCCCAGTCTCATCTAGTAAGGGCAAAGGAAAAGTGGACAAAATCGGCCAGATTTTGCTGACCAAGGCGTGTAAAAAAGTTACAGGCTCTCTTGAGAAAGGGGAAGAACAATATggtgcagatggagaaactgaaggcCAAGGGCTAGAGACCACAGCTCCAGGGCTCATGGGAACAGAGCAGTTATCCACAGAGCTGGACAGTAAAACCCCAACACCCCCAGCACCCACTCTGCTAAAAATGACCTCTAGCCCTGTGGGCCCCGGCTCCGCCTCAGCAGGACCCAGCTTACCTGGCAGTACTCTCCCCACCAATGTACGCTCGATAGTAACCACTCTGGTACCCTCTGAGCTCATCTCCGCGGCGCCGACCACAAAAAACAATCATATTGGCATAGCATCTGAGCCACTTGCAGGTGGCCTAGTGGAGGAGAAGGTGGGATCTCATCCAGAGCATCTACCCAGCATAG CCCCTTCACAGAGTTTAGTCCCAAAGGAAACTCCAGCCACAGCACTGCAGGGGTCTGTTCCCAGACCAG aactCGAGGCAAATGCTGCCATAGTCTCTGGACAAAG CAGTGAGCCCAAAGAGATAACTGAGAAGTCCAAAACTCCAAGCCGAAGAAACTCCCGAACTGAAGAGCCAGCTGTGGCTTCTGAAAGTGTGGAAAATGGACATCGTAAGCGATCCTCTCGGCCTGCTTCAGCCTCCAGCTCTACTAAAG aCATAACCAGTGCGGTGCAATCCAAGCGAAGAAAATCCAAGTAA
- the NCOA6 gene encoding nuclear receptor coactivator 6 isoform X5 — protein sequence MVLDDLPNLEDIYTSLCSSTVEDSEMDFDSGLEDDDSKSDSILEDSTIFVAFKGNIDDKDFKWKLDTILENVPNLLHMESSKLKVQKVEPWNSVRVTFNIPREAAERLRILAQSNNQQLRDLGILSVQIEGEGAINLALAQNRSQDVRMNGPMGAGNSVRIEAGFPMAGGPGLIRMTSPATVMIPQGGNVSSSMMAPGPNSELQPRTPRPASQSDAMDPLLSGLHIQQQSHPSGSLAPPHHPMQPVPVNRQLNPANFPQLQPQPQQQPQQQQLQTRPPQQHQQQQPQGIRPQFTAPAQVPVPPGWNQLPSGALQPPPAQSSLGTMTANQGWKKAPLPGPMQQQLQARPSLATGFQQPVSSPGRNPMVQQGNVPPNFMVMQQQPPNQGPQSLHPGLGGMPKRLPPGFSAGQANPNFMQGQVPSTTATTPGNSGAPQLQANQNVQHAGGQGAGPPQNQMQVSHGPPNMMQPSLMGIHGNMNNQQAGSSGVPQVNLGNMQGQPQQGPPSQLMSMHQQIVPSQGQMVQQQGTLNPQNPMILSRAQLMPQGQMMVNPQSQNLGPSPQRMTPPKQMLPQQGPQMMAPHNQMMGPQGQVLLQQNPMIEQIMTNQMQGNKQQFNTQNQSNVMSGPAQIMRGPTPNMQGNMVQFTGQMSGQMLPQQGPVNNSPSQVMGIQGQVLRPPGPSPHMAQPHGDPATTANNDVSLSQMMPDVSMQQSNMVPPHVQAMQGNSASGNHFSGHGMPFNAPFSGAPNGNQMSCGQNPGFPVNKDVTLTSPLLVNLLQSDISAGHFGVNNKQNNTNANKPKKKKPPRKKKNSQQDLNTPDTRPAGLEEADQQPLPGEQGINLDNSGPKLPEFSNRPPGYPSQPVEQRPLQQMPPQLMQHVAPPPQPPQQQPPPQPPPPPSQPQSQQQQQQMMMMLMMQQDPKSVRLPVSQSVHPPRGPLNPDSQRMPMQQSGSVPVMVSLQGPASVPPSPDKQRMPMPVNTPLGSNSRKMVYQENPQNPSSSPLGEMSSLPEASGSEVPSVSGGPNNMPSHLVVSQNQLMMTGPKPGPSPLSTTQGATPQQPPVNSLPSSHGHHFPNVAAPTQTSRPKTPNRASPRPYYPQTPNNRPPSTEPSEISLSPERLNASIAGLFPPQINIPLPPRPNLNRGFDQQGLNPTTLKAIGQAPSNLTMNNPSNFAAPQTHKLDSVVVNSGKQSNSGATKRASPSNSRRSSPGSSRKTTPSPGRQNSKAPKLTLASQTNATLLQNVELPRNVLVSPTPLANPPVPGSFPNNSGLNPQNPTMPVAAIGGVLEENKESLTMPQDSDCQNSQGRKEQVNVELKAVPAQEVKIAPEDQSKKDGQPSDTNKLPSIEENKNLVSPAMREAPTSLSQLLDNSGAPNVTIKPPGLTDLEVTPPVVSGEDLKKASVIPTLQDSSSKEPSNSLNLPHSNEPCSTLVHPELSEVSSNVAPSIPQVMSRPVSSSSISTPLPPNQITVFVTSNPITTSANTSAALPTHLQSALMSTVVTMPNVGSKVMVSEGQSAAQSNARPQFITPVFINSSSIIQVMKGSQPSTIPATPLTTNSGLMPPSVAVVGPLHIPQNIKFSSAPVLPNAPSSSPAANIQTGRPLVLNSRATPVQLPSPPCTTSPVVPPHPPVQQVKELNPEETSPQVSTSADQSTLPSSQSTTVVSPLLTNSPGSSVNRRSPVSSSKGKGKVDKIGQILLTKACKKVTGSLEKGEEQYGADGETEGQGLETTAPGLMGTEQLSTELDSKTPTPPAPTLLKMTSSPVGPGSASAGPSLPGSTLPTNVRSIVTTLVPSELISAAPTTKNNHIGIASEPLAGGLVEEKVGSHPEHLPSIAPSQSLVPKETPATALQGSVPRPELEANAAIVSGQSSEPKEITEKSKTPSRRNSRTEEPAVASESVENGHRKRSSRPASASSSTKDITSAVQSKRRKSK from the exons gatTAATAAGGATGACCAGCCCTGCCACTGTTATGATACCCCAGGGTGGAAATGTGTCATCTTCCATGATGGCACCAGGCCCCAATTCAGAACTGCAGCCCAGGACTCCTCGCCCTGCTTCTCAGTCAG ATGCAATGGATCCACTCCTCTCTGGGCTCCATATACAGCAGCAAAGTCATCCCTCAGGATCTTTAGCTCCCCCGCACCACCCAATGCAGCCCGTCCCTGTGAACAGACAGTTAAACCCAGCTAATTTTCCCCAGCTGCAGCCGCAGCCGCAGCAAcagccacagcagcagcagctgcagaCAAGACCCCCACAGCAacatcagcagcagcagccgcaGGGAATTCGACCCCAGTTTACTGCCCCAGCTCAGGTGCCTGTTCCTCCAGGCTGGAACCAGCTGCCTTCGGGAGCCCTTCAGCCTCCTCCAGCCCAGAGTTCTCTGGGCACAATGACTGCAAATCAAGGGTGGAAGAAGGCTCCTTTGCCTGGCCCAATGCAACAGCAACTCCAGGCAAGACCATCCTTAGCCACG GGATTTCAGCAGCCCGTCAGCTCTCCGGGTCGGAATCCTATGGTTCAACAGGGAAACGTGCCACCTAACTTCATGGTGATGCAGCAGCAACCACCAAATCAGGGGCCACAGAGTTTACATCCAGGCCTAGGAG GAATGCCTAAACGCCTCCCACCTGGCTTCTCAGCAGGACAGGCCAATCCGAACTTTATGCAAGGTCAGGTGCCTTCGACCACAGCAACTACCCCTGGGAATTCAGGAGCCCCTCAGCTGCAAGCAAATCAAAATGTCCAGCATGCAG gtggtcAAGGAGCTGGTCCTCCTCAAAACCAGATGCAGGTGTCCCACGGGCCACCAAATATGATGCAGCCCAGCCTCATGGGAATTCATGGCAACATGAACAACCAACAGGCTGGTAGTTCTGGGGTTCCTCAGGTGAACCTGGGCAACATGCAAGGCCAGCCCCAGCAGGGCCCACCATCTCAGCTGATGAGCATGCACCAGCAGATCGTGCCCTCCCAGGGCCAGATGGTCCAGCAACAAGGAACCTTGAACCCTCAGAACCCTATGATCCTTTCAAGGGCCCAGCTTATGCCACAGGGTCAGATGATGGTGAATCCTCAGAGCCAAAATCTTGGGCCCTCGCCCCAGAGGATGACCCCACCTAAGCAGATGCTTCCCCAGCAGGGCCCACAAATGATGGCACCACATAACCAGATGATGGGGCCTCAGGGGCAAGTTTTGCTTCAACAGAACCCAATGATAGAGCAGATTATGACCAATCAGATGCAGGGGAATAAGCAACAGTTTAACACTCAGAACCAATCTAATGTCATGTCGGGACCAGCACAGATAATGAGGGGACCAACTCCAAACATGCAAGGAAACATGGTGCAGTTTACGGGACAGATGTCAGGACAGATGCTGCCCCAGCAAGGGCCCGTGAACAACAGTCCATCTCAGGTTATGGGGATTCAGGGGCAGGTCTTGAGGCCACCAGGGCCCAGCCCACATATGGCCCAGCCGCATGGCGATCCTGCTACTACAGCAAATAACGATGTCAGCTTGTCTCAGATGATGCCTGATGTTAGCATGCAACAAAGCAACATGGTCCCCCCCCACGTGCAGGCCATGCAGGGAAACAGTGCCTCGGGAAACCACTTCTCAGGCCATGGGATGCCTTTCAATGCACCTTTCAGTGGAGCACCCAATGGAAATCAGATGTCCTGTGGTCAGAATCCAGGCTTCCCGGTCAATAAGGATGTCACGCTAACAAGCCCATTGTTGGTCAACTTATTGCAGAGTGATATCTCTGCAGGCCATTTTGGGGTAAACAATAAGCAAAATAATACCAACGCAAATAAACCGAAGAAGAAGAAACCCCCTCggaagaagaaaaatagtcaGCAGGATCTAAA CACCCCAGATACTCGCCCAGCTGGTCTGGAGGAGGCTGATCAGCAGCCATTGCCTGGAGAACAAGGAATTAACTTGGACAACTCAGGCCCTAAACTGCCAGAATTTTCAAACCGGCCACCAG GTTATCCTTCTCAACCAGTTGAACAGAGGCCACTTCAGCAGATGCCTCCTCAGCTCATGCAGCATGTGgcgcccccaccccagccaccacagcagcagccgccgccgcagccgccgccacCCCCCAGTCAGCCACAgtctcagcagcagcagcagcaaatgaTGATGATGCTCATGATGCAGCAGGACCCCAAATCAGTTAGGCTTCCAGTCTCCCAGAGCGTCCATCCCCCAAGGGGCCCCCTGAATCCGGACTCCCAGAGAATGCCCATGCAACAGAGTGGCAGTGTGCCTGTCATGGTCAGTTTGCAAGGACCTGCCTCCGTGCCGCCATCACCTGATAAGCAAAGAATGCCAATGCCTGTGAATACTCCTTTGGGAAGCAATTCAAGGAAAATGGTATACCAGGAGAACCCCCAGAATCCTTCCAGCTCACCACTGGGAGAGATGTCCTCACTCCCTGAAGCAAGTGGCAGTGAAGTACCATCTGTCTCAGGAGGCCCAAATAACATGCCTTCACATTTAGTGGTTTCCCAGAATCAGTTAATGATGACAGGGCCAAAACCTGGACCATCACCCCTTTCAACAACTCAAGGTGCAactccccagcagcctcctgtAAATTCCCTGCCCAGCTCTCATGGCCACCACTTTCCAAATGTGGCTGCCCCAACCCAAACATCTAGGCCTAAAACACCAAACAGAGCCAGCCCCAGACCCTATTATCCTCAGACACCCAACAACCGCCCTCCCAGCACAGAACCTTCAGAAATCAGTCTATCACCAGAAAGACTCAATGCCTCCATAGCAGGACTCTTCCCCCCACAGATTAATATTCCTTTACCTCCCAGGCCAAATTTAAACAGAGGCTTTGATCAACAGGGCCTAAATCCAACAACTTTGAAGGCCATCGGACAAGCACCTTCAAATCTTACCATGAATAATCCTTCCAATTTTGCTGCCCCACAGACTCACAAATTAGATTCTGTGGTGGTGAATTCTGGAAAGCAGTCTAATTCTGGAGCAACAAAACGGGCAAGTCCAAGCAACAGTCGCAGGTCTAGTCCTGGGTCAAGTAGGAAAACCACCCCAAGTCCAGGGAGACAAAATTCAAAAGCCCCTAAACTTACTCTTGCCTCTCAAACTAATGCAACCTTGTTGCAAAATGTGGAGTTGCCAAGAAACGTATTGGTCAGTCCTACTCCTTTGGCCAACCCCCCTGTACCTGGAAGCTTCCCTAACAACAGCGGGCTGAATCCTCAGAATCCTACCATGCCTGTGGCTGCAATAGGGGGTGTTCTTGAGGAAAACAAGGAGAGCTTGACTATGCCTCAGGACAGCGACTGCCAGAATTCCCAGGGTAGGAAGGAGCAGGTAAACGTTGAGCTAAAAGCAGTCCCTGCCCAAGAAGTTAAAATTGCCCCTGAAGATCAATCCAAAAAGGATGGGCAACCTTCGGATACTAACAAACTTCCCAGTATCGAAGAGAACAAAAATTTGGTGTCTCCTGCTATGAGGGAAGCACCAACATCGTTAAGTCAACTTCTTGATAACTCTGGAGCTCCTAATGTGACCATTAAACCCCCTGGGCTTACAGATCTGGAAGTAACACCTCCAGTAGTTTCTGGAGAGGACCTGAAAAAAGCATCTGTCATTCCCACACTGCAGGATTCGTCTTCTAAAGAACCCTCTAATTCCCTAAATTTACCTCACAGTAACGAGCCATGTTCAACCCTTGTGCATCCAGAATTGAGTGAGGTCAGTTCTAATGTTGCACCAAGCATCCCTCAAGTAATGTCAAGACCTGTCAGCTCTTCCTCCATTTCCACTCCTTTGCCCCCAAATCAGATAACTGTTTTTGTAACTTCCAATCCCATCACAACTTCAGCTAACACATCAGCAGCTCTGCCAACTCACCTGCAGTCTGCATTAATGTCAACAGTTGTCACAATGCCCAATGTGGGTAGCAAGGTTATGGTTTCTGAGGGACAGTCAGCTGCTCAGTCAAATGCCCGGCCTCAGTTCATTACACCTGTCTTTATCAATTCATCCTCAATAATTCAGGTTATGAAAGGATCACAGCCAAGCACAATTCCTGCAACCCCACTGACAACCAACTCTGGCTTGATGCCTCCCTCTGTTGCAGTCGTTGGCCCTTTACACATACCTcagaatataaaattttcttctgcTCCTGTACTGCCTAATGCCCCCTCCAGTAGTCCTGCTGCAAACATACAGACAGGTCGACCCTTGGTCCTTAACTCACGAGCCACCCCTGTTCAGCTTCCTTCCCCACCTTGTACAACTTCTCCAGTTGTCCCTCCTCATCCCCCTGTCCAGCAAGTAAAAGAACTGAATCCAGAGGAGACTAGTCCTCAGGTGAGCACCTCAGCAGATCAGAGCACTCTGCCCTCTTCACAGTCAACCACAGTGGTTTCTCCCCTTTTGACCAATAGTCCAGGCTCCTCTGTCAACCGGCGAAGCCCAGTCTCATCTAGTAAGGGCAAAGGAAAAGTGGACAAAATCGGCCAGATTTTGCTGACCAAGGCGTGTAAAAAAGTTACAGGCTCTCTTGAGAAAGGGGAAGAACAATATggtgcagatggagaaactgaaggcCAAGGGCTAGAGACCACAGCTCCAGGGCTCATGGGAACAGAGCAGTTATCCACAGAGCTGGACAGTAAAACCCCAACACCCCCAGCACCCACTCTGCTAAAAATGACCTCTAGCCCTGTGGGCCCCGGCTCCGCCTCAGCAGGACCCAGCTTACCTGGCAGTACTCTCCCCACCAATGTACGCTCGATAGTAACCACTCTGGTACCCTCTGAGCTCATCTCCGCGGCGCCGACCACAAAAAACAATCATATTGGCATAGCATCTGAGCCACTTGCAGGTGGCCTAGTGGAGGAGAAGGTGGGATCTCATCCAGAGCATCTACCCAGCATAG CCCCTTCACAGAGTTTAGTCCCAAAGGAAACTCCAGCCACAGCACTGCAGGGGTCTGTTCCCAGACCAG aactCGAGGCAAATGCTGCCATAGTCTCTGGACAAAG CAGTGAGCCCAAAGAGATAACTGAGAAGTCCAAAACTCCAAGCCGAAGAAACTCCCGAACTGAAGAGCCAGCTGTGGCTTCTGAAAGTGTGGAAAATGGACATCGTAAGCGATCCTCTCGGCCTGCTTCAGCCTCCAGCTCTACTAAAG aCATAACCAGTGCGGTGCAATCCAAGCGAAGAAAATCCAAGTAA